Proteins found in one Cricetulus griseus strain 17A/GY chromosome X, alternate assembly CriGri-PICRH-1.0, whole genome shotgun sequence genomic segment:
- the LOC100763839 gene encoding LOW QUALITY PROTEIN: paraneoplastic antigen-like protein 5 isoform X2 (The sequence of the model RefSeq protein was modified relative to this genomic sequence to represent the inferred CDS: inserted 5 bases in 4 codons; substituted 2 bases at 2 genomic stop codons) encodes MAVALLDDWCKGMDLDPKKAVLIVGIPVQCSESERKDALKESLPPLCAYRVIGRMFRREDKAKAVLIELVNYTVMPTHIPAAGGAWEVVVKPHSPDDKFINKLIYFLRDEGRRMVDAAKALGFSTAPSVSMELRNSDQDKPGGLKSLCNNMCYQKLKTFSGSPFPGPGEETFETWLEEVTEMMQLWQVSEEEKKRRLLESLRGSALSIMQELWVSNDSLTMEQCVKALKQIFGNKEDYKILQFRFLQSFQKPAEKLSDYLLRLEPLLQKAVQQIPLSAHSADSIHLKCVLSHVSLTTGFRGKLSLLDQQGCPPTFLELMXTRHEEEWETTMVMMKEQQNQEEKQNRACGAAAHQVTTQAGVFREISTPTTGKEVTSVKRKRLLWRRSGGQEGPMEESGFRTENEPDEQKPHLAAQELGNKRGAGAMSHPNPRGIXAQQLQEFLPPAGNRHTLGKXRDSPDKXVGDISGTEGQGSQGQGKAPTCXLTRNNSHNQKQAPPSSVTTISQANGQCQRKEWEATIAXDPESSWDTSESEHKDGEGSSELRMSTGTETAQGLEEPGTGLSWPERTNALGEVQQGRETVLWRGGRRIQPVFRIIYTALGEPHEGSILESFRE; translated from the exons ATGGCTGTGGCTCTATTAGATGACTGGTGTAAGGGGATGGACCTGGACCCCAAGAAGGCTGTGCTCATTGTGGGCATCCCTGTGCAGTGCAGTGAGTCTGAGAGAAAGGATGCTCTGAAAGAAAGCTTACCTCCTTTGTGTGCTTACAGGGTGATAGGCAGAATGTTCAGGAGGGAAGATAAAGCTAAGGCAGTCTTAATTGAACTTGTCAATTATACTGTGATGCCCACTCATATACCGGCTGCAGGGGGAGCTTGGGAAGTGGTAGTCAAACCCCATAGCCCAGATGACAAGTTTATCAATAAGCTGATATACTTTCTCAGGGATGAAGGACGGAGAATGGTAGATGCGGCCAAAGCCCTGGGGTTTAGCACTGCCCCTTCAGTGAGCATGGAGCTAAGAAATTCAGACCAAGACAAACCAGGAGGCTTGAAGTCTCTGTGCAATAACATGTGTtaccaaaaactgaaaacattttctggcAGTCCCTTTCCAGGCCCAGGAGAAGAGACCTTTGAAACCTGGTTAGAGGAGGTCACTGAAATGATGCAGTTATGGCAGGTGTCTGAGGAGGAGAAGAAGCGGCGCCTTCTAGAGAGCCTGCGTGGATCTGCCCTGTCAATCATGCAGGAACTGTGGGTTAGCAATGACTCCCTAACTATGGAGCAGTGCGTGAAAGCCCTAAAGCAGATCTTTGGGAATAAAGAGGATTATAAGATCTTACAGTTCAGGTTCCTTCAGTCTTTTCAGAAACCTGCAGAGAAGCTATCTGATTACTTGCTGCGCTTAGAGCCCCTGCTCCAGAAAGCAGTGCAGCAGATCCCCTTGTCAGCACACAGTGCAGACTCCATTCACCTCAAGTGTGTCCTATCTCATGTCTCCCTGACCACTGGTTTTCGGGGCAAGCTGTCCCTGTTAGATCAGCAAGGATGCCCACCCACTTTTCTGGAGTTAA AAACTCGACATGAGGAAGAGTGGGAAACTACCATGGTAATGATGAAGGAGCAGCAgaatcaggaagaaaaacaaaacagggcctGTGGGGCAGCAGCACATCAGGTTACCACCCAGGCAGGGGTTTTTAGGGAGATCAGCACCCCGAccacaggaaaggaagtgacatcaGTGAAAAGGAAGCGACTGCTATGGAGACGCAGTGGTGGGCAAGAGGGGCCTATGGAGGAATCGGGGTTCAGGACTGAAAATGAACCTGATGAGCAGAAACCCCATCTTGCAGCACAGGAGTTGGGAAACAAGAGAGGGGCTGGGGCTATGAGCCACCCCAACCCCAGGGGAATATAGGCTCAACAGCTCCAGGAATTCCTTCCTCCAGCAGGCAACAGACATACCTTGGGAAAATGACGGGACAGCCCAGACA TAGTAGGGGACATTAGTGGTACAGAAGGGCAGGGTAGCCAGGGCCAGGGTAAGGCACCCACTT CACTGACTAGAAATAATTCCCACAACCAAAAACAAGCTCCACCTAGCTCAGTGACTACCATATCCCAGGCCAATGGACAGTGCCAGAGAAAGGAATGGGAAGCTACTATAGC AGACCCAGAATCCAGTTGGGATACTAGTGAGTCAGAGCATAAAGATGGTGAGGGGAGCTCTGAGCTAAGGATGTCCACTGGCACTGAAACAGCACAAGGCCTGGAGGAACCGGGCACAGGGCTATCTTGGCCAGAGAGAACCAACGCCCTGGGGGAAGtgcagcaaggcagggagacaGTGCTCTGGAGAGGAGGCCGCAGGATCCAGCCGGTCTTCAGGATCATCTACACTGCTCTAGGGGAGCCCCACGAGGGCAGCATCCTTGAGTCCTTTCGTGAGTGA